In Leptotrichia sp. oral taxon 221, the DNA window ATGGACCAATAAAATTGGGAACTCAAATTTCAGATGCATTGTTGTTGGAATATTATGAAGGATATCCTTTGAATGAGATAGCAGGTAACAACGTTAATTCGATGGAAAAATGGCAACAAATAGCAGATATTAAAAATGGATATGAAGATTTGTTATTTGCGACAGATAAAGTAGCTAAAAATGTAGCGGCACCATTAATAAAATATATTTACAATGATATTGATTCTTCAAATCATAAAGTTACAGTATTAGTTGGGCATGATTCAAATATTGTTGCGATGTTGAAAGCATTGAATTTTAAAGATTATAAATTAAAAGATCAAGTAGAAAGTACACCAATTGGTGGAAAAGTATTTTTTGAAGTTTGGAAAGATAAAAAAACTGGAGAGAAAAAAGTGAAAGTGGAATATGTTTATCAGTCAATGGATCAAATAAGAAATACAGAAAAATTGACAAAAGCAAATCCTCCGAAACATGCAGTTCTAGAAATGAAAAATTGTAAAGTAGATAAAGATGGATATTGTCCTTATTCTAAATTTATGAATGAATTGAAAAAATTTAATTAGAAATTAGAAATAAAAAATGTACCTTAAAACTTTTTAAATTTTATGTTAATTAGTTCTGGGTACATTTTTTAATTATTTTATTTTTTTAAAATTTTTATACAAGTTTTCCAAAATAAGCAATTAAGAAGAAAATTGCAAATCCTGAAAGGTAAATTAATCCTACAACAGAAAGCCAGTATAATGCTCCTGAAACTTTATGTTTTCCTGTTTTAACAAGTTGTAAGTTCAACCATGCGAAAACTGGTGTTGAGATAAATGAGGCAATCATTGCAAAACGCATCATTTTAGCAACGTTTCCTTCGAATAAAAGTACGATTAAAATACCTATTATTGAAGTTACTGTAAACCAGATATTAAGAGCTTTTTGCGAAGATTTTTCTTTTCTTAAAAGAATACGTAATGCTTCTTCATTTGCACGAGAATATCCGTCAATAACTGTAATTGTTGTTCCGAAAAGACACATAAACGCAATGAATGCGATAAGCAATCTTGACCATGAACCGATTTCAGACATATACATTTTTATAAGTTGTGCGATATAAGCGGCACTTGCTGGTTTTACTTTTTCCGGTGAACCGTATTGGATTAATGCTCCAAGTGCTAAAAAGATAACTGCAAGAATAGCTGTCCCAATATACCCAACATTAAAATCAAATAATCCATCTTCATATGAAACTTCTGATGTACGTTTCTTTTCTTCCAGCCACATTGAATTTATTGCTGAAATTTCTATTGGTGCAGGCATCCAACCCATTAATGATATAATAAATGGAAGTGCTGCAAGATTCCATGGTGAAGGTGCTACAAAATTTGCTGGAATATGACGACCACCTTTAATAGCAGCGATAATTACTGCAATTGTTGTTGCTAGTGTCAAAGTAATCATAACAAATTTTGAAATTCCATCAAGAACACTATATCCTCCAAGAATTATCATTGCCCAAATTAAAATTATTAATATTATTGTTATTTGTCCAACTGAAAGTCCCCAACTTTTTGGAATGATATTCATCATAATTGCTCCTGTAAGAATACCTACAGCTGCTGTATTTACCATTGCTGAAAATACATTTAGTATGAAAAATATCCAAAGATAAGCTTTTCCTCTGTTGCTATATCCTTCAACCAAGCTTTTTTCCGTATTCAGTGTATATTGAACACCAAATCTAAAGAATGGATACTTAAACAAGTTTACTAAAATAACGACAAGAAGTAGTTGCCATCCATAAATTGCTCCCGCTTGTGCCGATGATACAATGTGTGAACCTCCTACAGCTGCTGATGCCATAAGGATACCAGGCCCCATCGCTCTTAATTTTGTTTTCCAAGTTGAACGTGTTTCTTCTGTAATCAAATCTTCCATAAATTCATCTCCTAACTTAGCATTTAATTATAATTAAATACTATATACCAATTTTAATCAAATGTCAAATTTTTATTTTAATAAATTTTTTTCCCAGTTCATAAATAATGAAAAATGTAGTATAATTATATTATTAATTTTAAAAAAGTTTATTGTAAAATACTCTGAAATGAAAATAGTAAAATTTTGGTTAAGAGTATCAAAATTAATATAAGGAAATGGAGAAGAGATGACCAGTGATATTACAACAAATTTCTATATTTTGAGTTTTAGTTATAAAAGTATGCCTTTGGAAGAGAGAGAAAATTTTGTGAGAAGCAAGTATAAAGAAATATTGGAAGAATATTTGCAAAAGGGATTGATTAAGGGATATATTACGACTGAGACTTGTTTGAGAGTGGAAATGTATTTAGAGATAACGGAAAAATTAGATATTGAGGAATTGCGAAGTAGATTTAATGCGAAGAGTACGCTGGAATGTCGAGGGAAAGAGGCGATTAAATATTTATTTGAGGTGATATGTGGCTTGGATTCGGTGATAAAAGGTGAAGATCAAGTGTTGGCTCAGATTAAAAAATCGTATTTGGCGCATTTGGAAAATAAAAAGACTTCGAGTTTTTTAAATATTATTTTTAATAGTGCAATTGAAGTTGGGAAAAAATTTAGAGCGGAAAGTAAAATTACGGAAAAAAATCTTTCGTTAGATTCAATTTCAGTAAAATTTATAAAAAATAAATTTGGAGAATTAGATGGAAAAAGAATATTCGTTATTGGAGTTGGAGATTTAAGTCAGTCGATTTTGGCAATACTTCATAAATATGATAATTGTAACTTGATTATGACGAATAGAAGTAATAGGAAGTCTATAGAATTGAAAAAAGTTTTTAATAATGTGGAAACAGCTGAATTTAAGGAAAAATATGATGTTGTTGAAAAAAGTGATATTGTGATAAGTGCTACTTCGGCGCCACATTTGATTTTGGAAAAGGATAAGATGGGAAAAATTTTGAGTGATGGGAAGAAGAGATTTTTCTTGGATTTGGCGGTTCCAAGAGATATTGAGACAAGTATTGGTGAGGCTAGTAATACTATGTTGTATCATTTAGATGACATTTGGGAAGAGTATAATAAGAATGTCAAGAAGAGAGATGAGGTTGTGGATGAGTTTTATTACATTATTGACAAGCAATATAAGGAAACTATTGAAAAATTGTTGAAGAGAGAGAAGTATCTTAAAAAGTAAGCATTAGGAGGGATTATGAGTAATAAAATAGTAGTTGGGACTAGGGGAAGTATTTTAGCACTAGCTCAAGCGGAGAAAGTAAAGCAATTAATTGAAGATAAATATTTAGAATTGAAAAAAAGTGGAGATACGAGATTGTCGAAAATTTTTGGTGGAGCTGAAAATTTAGATGTGGAATTGAAGATTATTGTGACAAAGGGAGATAAAGATTTGCGTGATTTTCAGAAGATTCAAGGGACTTCACAAAAAGATTTATTTGTGAAAGAGATTGAAAGGGAAATGCTGGAGAACAAGATTGATTTGGCTGTACATTCGTTGAAGGATATGCCACAGGTTACGCCAAATGGACTTTTAAATGCTTCGTTTCCGCTAAGAGAAGATAATCGAGATGTATTGGTTTCTAGAAATGGGAAAAAATTAGAGGAGTTGCCTGAAAATGCGATTGTTGGGACAGGAAGTACAAGAAGAGAAAAGGAAATTTTGAATTTGAGAAGGGATGTTCAAATAAAGTCGATTAGAGGGAATATTCATACTCGATTGAAAAAATTGGATGATGGAGAATATGATGCGATTGTTTTGGCAGCGGCTGGATTGAAAAGAGTTGGCTTGGAAGATAGAATAACTCAATATTTTAGGGAAAATGAATTTATACCAGCACCAGGACAAGGGATTTTGTGTATTCAATGTCGTGAGAATGATGATAAAATTCGGACTTTGTTAGAGGAAATTAACGATGACGAGGTTAAATTAATGTGTCAAGCGGAAAGAGAATTTTCTAGAATTTTTGATGGAGGTTGCCATACGCCGATTGGGTGTTCTTCGAAGATAGATGGAGAAAATTTGACTTTGAAAGGAATGTTTTATGAGGAAGATACTCGGATTTTAGAGGAAATTACGGGTAAAAAATATGATGCTGAAAAATTGGCACAGGAATTGGCTGAAAAAATAAAGAGAGTGGTAAAAATGGAGAAAAATAAAGTTAAAGGAAAGGTGTATATTGCTGGTGCTGGTTGTGGAGATGAACAGTTGATTACCTTGAAATTGAAAAATATTTTAGAGAAGGCAGATTGTGTGATTTATGATAGACTTGTGAATCCAAATATTTTGCAGTATTCAAAACCTAGAGCGGAATTGATTTATATGGGGAAAGAAAATACCGAGGGTGGCGAGTTGCAATTGAAAATTAATCAGACAATTGTGGAAAAAGCGTTTGAAAATGCGATTGTACTACGTTTAAAGGGAGGAGATCCTTTTGTATTTGGTCGTGGTGGTGAGGAAATTGAGGCATTGTTGGCTGAAAATATTGAGTTTGAGGTAATTCCTGGGATTACTTCTTCGATAGCGGTTCCAGCTTATGCAGGAATACCAGTGACTCACCGAGGAATAAACACGTCGTTTCACGTATTTACAGGTCACACAAAAATTGACGGAAGTGAGCATGATTTTTCAACAATTGCGAAATTAGATGGAACGTTAATATTTTTAATGGGATTAGGAAATCTTGAAAAAATTGTGGAAAACCTTGTGGAAAACGGAAAAAAAGTGGATACGCCAGTTGCGATAATTAAAGATGGAACTACTTCAAAGCAAAAAACTTATACTGGAACTTTAGGAACAATTGTGGAAATTGTGAAGGAAAATAATGTAAAATCGCCAGTAATAATTATTATTGGGGAAGTTGTAAATTTACGGGAAAAAATGCAGTGGTTTGAGAAGAAAGTTCTGAGTGGAAAAAATATTTTGGTGACACGGAATAAAGAAAAACAGAAAAAGGTTGCGGATAAAATAAATGAGCTTGGTGGACAGGCTGTTTCGTTGCCGTTAATTAATATTGAATACAACGAGTTTGAGATGCCTGATTTGTCGCAGTATGGAGCGATTTTGTTTAATAGTGCAAATTCTGTAATTGGATTTATGAATAAAATCAAGGATATGCGTCAGTTGGCTAATGTAAAAATTGGAGTTGTCGGGACGAAAACTGCTGAAGAAATGGGAAATTACAAGATAATTCCTGATTTTTATCCGAAAGAATATACTGTGGAACGTCTGGCAGCAGAAAGTGTGAAATTTACAAATCCTAATGAGAGAGTGTTATTTGTAGTTTCAAATATTTCACCTGTGGATACTGAAAAATATGATAAATTATATGGTAGAAAATATGAGAAAGTTGTTGTTTATAGTACGGAGCAGGTTAAGATTGAAGAAGAAAAAGTTGAGAGAGAAGTTAGAAAAAGTGAAATTTTAATGTTTTTAAGTTCTTCAACTTTTGAGTCTTTTGTAAAAAATTTAGGAATTGATGATTTGAATAAAACTGAAAAATTGAAAAATATTTTAGATGGGAAAGTGATTGCGTCGATTGGGCCTGTTACTACAAAAACTATTGAAAAATATGGAATTAAAGTAAATATCGAAGCTGAGAAATATACAGAAGATGGATTGTTGGATGTGATTGAAAAATATTACAAAGATTAAAAATATTATGAATTAGGAAAAATGTAGGTTGGGGCATTTTAGTCAAATTTTTTTGAAATTTGGAGGTGAAATGATGGAAATTTATGGAATTGGGACAGATATTATAGAGATATCAAGAATAGAAACGTCGATTAATAGGACGAAAACTTTTAAAGAGAAAGTTTACACAAAAAATGAGATTGAGCATATTGAAAAAAAGAGGAATCCATATGCGAGTTATGCTGGACGTTTTGCGGCAAAAGAAGCCGTTTCTAAGGCTTTAGGGACAGGAGTGAGAAATTTTTCTTTGAGGGATATTGAGATTTTGAATGATGAATTGGGAAAACCAAATATTATTTTGTATAATAATTTGAAGGATTTTACAAAGAATTTTGTTTTTCAAGTAAGTATTTCTCACAGTAAGGAATATGCGGTTTCGACAGTGATTATTTCTAAAAAAGATACGAAATAATAAGAGTTGCGATGTGAAGTGGACAGGATAAATTTATTGTGAGTATGTGAATCTCAAAAATTTTAGTTATAGGAGCTTTCTTCTAAGAAAAAAGATATAAGAAAAAGTGAAAGAAGGAAAATAAAATGTTTTTAAAAAATAAATTTTTTTCACCATATATGATAATATTGTTATCATTCATGGGAGTTACAATTTTAGGTGGATTTTTATTGTCTTTTCCAATTTCAGTGAATTATGGAAAAAGTGTAAAACTGATTGATGGATTTTTTATAGCGACATCAGCTGTTTGTGTAACGGGACTCTCGAGCATAGATATAGCCAGTATTTATAATCCTTTTGGACAATTAATTATTTTAATTTTGATACAGCTTGGAGGACTTGGAGTGATAACATTTACTTCTGTTATCATTATTTTGATTTCTAAGAAAATCGGATATTACACAAAAAAAGTGGTTCAGGAAGATATAAATATTGATACAACTTTTAAAATTGAGGAATATGTCACGAAAGTTATCTTTGCAGTAATTCTAATTGAATTTATTGGAGCAATTATTTTATTTTTTGAATTTATAAAAAAGTTTAGTTTTTTGAAAGCAGTTTACTACTCGTTTTTTCATTCTATTTCGGCATTTTGTAATGCGGGATTTGCATTATTTTCCGATAATTTGTATGGATTCAAAAATAGTTTTATAATAAATATTACAATTCCAGTTTTGATATTTTTAGGAGGAATTGGATTTTCAACAATATTAAATTGTTATAATGTATTTAGAAAAAAAGAAAAAAGATTGACAACGACAACAAAATTAAGTATTAAAATATCGATATTCCTAGTTTTAATCGGAACGATAGCAATATTTATTTTAGAGTATTCTAATCCAAAAACAATAGGAAATTTGCCACTTTTTCAAAAATTAGGAGCAGCATTTTTTCAAAGTGTAACTACCAGAACAGCAGGATTTAATACGGTTTCAATTTCGGGATTAAAAATTTCTACATCATTTTTATTTATTATTTTTATGTTTATCGGAGCATCTCCTGGTTCAACTGGTGGAGGAATAAAAACAACAACGTTTGGACTGATTGTTTTAGGAACTTGGGCGACATTAAAAAATAGAAATATAATCGAATATAATAAAAGAAGTGTAAGTTGGAGAATTTACAACAAAGCTATTGCAATATTGTTCATATCGCTTATTTATACGTCAATTTGTGTATTTTTATTAACTTTGTTAGAAAGAAACAGAAATCTTTTAGATTTAGCATTTGAAGTATATTCAGCTTTTGGAACAGTTGGACTTTCGAGAGATTTGACGCCGAATTTAACAAGTATTTCTAAATTCGTACTTATTGTTACAATGTTTGTCGGAAGAATTGGACCACTTACAATTGCTTTAGCATTATCAAAATCGAAAATGAAGAAAGAAAATATTAGTCGTCCACAAGAAAATATTTTAATTGGATAAATTTTAGGAGGAAAAATGGCAGGATATTTAGTTATAGGAGCTGGAAAATTTGGAAGAACTATTGCAAAAACACTTTATAAATTTAATCAAACTGTACTTGTGATTGATAAAAATGAGGAACTTGTACAGCAGATAATAGATGATGAGATTGTTGGAGAGGCAGTTTCTTTTGATGTGACAGAAGAAAATGCATTAAAGAAAGTGGTTAATAGTGATGATTTTGAAGTGGCTTTCATTTGTATTGAAGGGAGTTTGCAAACGAGTGCATTAGTTACAGTTATGTTGAAGGAACTGGGAATAAAGAAGATTATTTGTAAGGCTATTACGAAAATTGAGGGAAAAGTTTTAAAAAAAATAGGAGCAATGCAAGTTGTATTTCCTGATGAAAGTGTAGGAAAGGAATTAGCTCTTAAAATTTTAAGACCAAATTTGACTGAACATTTAAAATTTTCTGAAAAATATAGAATTTTTGAGTTTAAGGCATCCAAAAAAATTATAGGAAAAAACCTTAAAGAGTTAGATTTGAGAAAAAAATATGAAATGAATGTTATTGGAATTCAAAGAGAGGGAGAAGAGCTAAGAATATCGCTTTCTCCAGATGAAAAAATTCTAAAAAATGATATGATACTAGCAATTGTGAATGTTGAAAAAATGGTAAAATTTGATAAGGAATATTTAGAAAAATAAATTTTGATAAGGATAAAAAATATGAGAGCTACAATTTAGCTCTCATAAAATCCTTTATTACATTCTATCAACAGTTTCAATTCCTAATAGATTCAATCCTTGTTTCAAGATAGATGCTGTTTTCTGAGCTAACAAAATACGAGCATCCATAACCTTTTTATCAGTTTCCTTCAAAATAGATTTAGAATTATAGAAATTGTTAAATAATTTTGCAGTATCGAATAAATAATCTGCAATAATATTTGGTCTGTAAGTTTCATAAGATTTTACAACAGTTTGTGGGAATCTTAATAAAGCTACTGCCAATTCTCTTTCAATATCAAACATATCATCTAAAATAATATCATTATTTTTAACAGAAATATTTTCTTCTTTCAATTTTCTCAAAATTGATTGGATTCTTGCGTAAGTATATTGTAAATAAGGCCCTGTATTTCCTTCAAAACTCAATACTTTATCCCAAGTAAACAAAATATCAGAAGTACGGTTTTGACTCAAGTCAAAATATTTGATAGCTCCAGTACCAACAATTTCAGCAATTTTTTCTTTTTCATCTTCAGGAATATTAGGATTTTTTTCATCAATAACAGATTTTACTTGTTTTTTAGCTTCATCTAGCAAATCTACAAGTCTAATGATATTTCCGCTACGAGAAGAGAAAATCATTCCATCTCCAAATCTCATAATTCCAAAATAAACATGTGATTTTTCATAATTGTAAGGTGCTCCAAGCATTTCACTAATTTCAAAAACTTGCTTAAAGTGATTTTGTTGACGCTCATCAGTTACGTACACAGCTTTATCCACATTTAATTCATTTTTTCTAAACTTAATTGTCGCTAAATCAGAAGTTGCATAAAGAAAACTTCCATCTTTCTTTTGTACAAGAGCAGGTGGCAATTTATCTTCTTCAAAGAAAACAACCAAAGCTCCTTGATCTTCCTTCGCAATATTTTTTTCCTTCAATTCTTCCAACACATCTGGCATCAGATCATTATAGAATGATTCTCCAAAATAGTGATCAAACTTAACACCTAATCTATCATAAACTTTATTATACTCTTTTAAAGAAATTTCGATAAATTCTTTCCAAAGTTTATTATTTTGCTCATCACCCATTTGTAATTTTCTCAATTCATTTCTTGCGACCTCTTCCAAAGTCGGATCTTTTTTTGCTTCATCAGAAAACAAAACATAAATTCTTTCTAATTCACCAATTGGATCAGCTTCATAAGCCTCTTTATCTAACCATTTATTATACGCCACAATTAATTTCCCAAATTGAGTTCCCCAATCTCCAATATGGTTATCAGAAATCGTCTTAAACCCAATAAAATCTAAAATTCTTTTAATTGCATCACCAATTATCGTACTTCTCAAATGTCCAATATGCATTCTTTTTGCAATATTTGGTGAAGAATAGTCGATAATAACTGTTTCATCAACATTCAAAAACGAAAAATCATATTTTTCATTATCAATCTTTTTCACTTCATTATTCAAAAAATTATTTTTCAAATGAATATTAATAAATCCAGGTCCCGCAATCTCTAATTTTTCAATTAAATCGTTTTCCTTAAAATTTTCAACTAAGGTAGTTGCAATTTCTCTAGGATTTTTACCGATTGCTTTTGAATTCATCATTGCAAAATTTGTTTGAAAGTCACCAAATTCCTTTTTTGTAGAATTTTCAATATTTATTTTTTCAGAAAAATCTTGTTTAAAAATATTATTTATATTTTCTGAAAATATTTTTTTTAATTGATTAGTTAATAATTCCATTTATTTATTATAAATTGTCTTCAAAAAATGTAAAATTTCTATTTTTCCAATTATTTTTTAAAAACAATTTTCTCCTTTCTAAAAAATTATATTTTAAATTTATTGCATGAATTTCAATATGTTGTGTATATTATAGTCTAAAAGTTATAATTTTACAAGCATTTGACGATGTAAAAAAATTTATTCTAAATTATTTGGTTAATATATTTAAACGAGAACCGATATTTAGTATAATTTTTATTGAAAAGATGGTAAAATTGAAAGAAATTTTTCAAAAAAATATAAAAATAGGTCTTTATTTTTTTCAAAATATATTATATACTAAATGAGTAATGGAACCGAAGAGGCTTATTTTAATTGAGAATTAATTTTTTGTTAATAATAAAATAATGAAAATGTAGTATAATACATTCAGATCAAAAAGATCTGAAACCTCAATTAACCCCCCCTTTTATAAAGACCTCTTCTTTAAGAGGTCTTTTTATTATTTAGTTTTTGAATAATAAAAAGTTAAGAAATAGACAAAGGAGCGGTTCATTAAAATTAGTATAAGTACAAAAATAAAAAGGAAAAGAGGAGAAAGATGGGAAAAAAAGACAATTACGGATATGTTTATACCCGTGAAAGAGAAAAAGAAAATGAAAGCAAAAATTTAAAGAAAGTAGGTATTTTACTTCTAATTTCAATAGTGTTGACAGCGTTTACACATTTTGTTTTAGTTAATAAAAAAGCAACTGTAGAATCTGAAATTCCTACATTGAAAGTAGAAAAAGAAAAAGTAGCAAAAGAAGTTAAAGAAATAGACGATAGAATTAAAATGACCGAAGAAGGAACAAAAAAAACTCAAGAAATCGTAGAAAAATATAGTAAATAAAGGAGAAAGTAATGAAAAAAGGATTATCAATTATTGGATTTTTAATAGCTTGTGCAGGATTTGTTTATTCAGGATTGAATATTTATGGATCTACATCGAAAATTGCACAAAGTAGTAGTTTAAAAGGTAATATCAAAAAATTAAATGAAGAAAAAGCAACTAAACAGAAACAACTTGCAGAAATATCTAAAAAAGAAGAAGTAGTGAAAGAAAAATATGAAAAAATGAAAAAAGAAGGGAAAATAAAAATAGTTCATTTAACATTTGACGATGGACCTTCTAACAATACTGACAAAATTTTAGCAATTTTGAAAAGAAACAATATAAAAGCAACATTCTTTGTAATAGGACGTGATCAAGATCAATATAAAAAAATCGTAGATGCAGGTCATGCAATAGGATTGCACAGTTATACACATGAATACAAATATATTTATGCAAATGAACATAATTTCTTTGAAGATTTGTATAGATTACGTGATGCTGTAAAAGCTAAAACTGGAAAAGATGTTAAAATTACAAGATTCCCTGGAGGTTCTAGTAATGCAATTGCATCAAAAGCCTTGAAACAACAA includes these proteins:
- the argS gene encoding arginine--tRNA ligase; translation: MELLTNQLKKIFSENINNIFKQDFSEKINIENSTKKEFGDFQTNFAMMNSKAIGKNPREIATTLVENFKENDLIEKLEIAGPGFINIHLKNNFLNNEVKKIDNEKYDFSFLNVDETVIIDYSSPNIAKRMHIGHLRSTIIGDAIKRILDFIGFKTISDNHIGDWGTQFGKLIVAYNKWLDKEAYEADPIGELERIYVLFSDEAKKDPTLEEVARNELRKLQMGDEQNNKLWKEFIEISLKEYNKVYDRLGVKFDHYFGESFYNDLMPDVLEELKEKNIAKEDQGALVVFFEEDKLPPALVQKKDGSFLYATSDLATIKFRKNELNVDKAVYVTDERQQNHFKQVFEISEMLGAPYNYEKSHVYFGIMRFGDGMIFSSRSGNIIRLVDLLDEAKKQVKSVIDEKNPNIPEDEKEKIAEIVGTGAIKYFDLSQNRTSDILFTWDKVLSFEGNTGPYLQYTYARIQSILRKLKEENISVKNNDIILDDMFDIERELAVALLRFPQTVVKSYETYRPNIIADYLFDTAKLFNNFYNSKSILKETDKKVMDARILLAQKTASILKQGLNLLGIETVDRM
- the hemA gene encoding glutamyl-tRNA reductase; protein product: MTSDITTNFYILSFSYKSMPLEERENFVRSKYKEILEEYLQKGLIKGYITTETCLRVEMYLEITEKLDIEELRSRFNAKSTLECRGKEAIKYLFEVICGLDSVIKGEDQVLAQIKKSYLAHLENKKTSSFLNIIFNSAIEVGKKFRAESKITEKNLSLDSISVKFIKNKFGELDGKRIFVIGVGDLSQSILAILHKYDNCNLIMTNRSNRKSIELKKVFNNVETAEFKEKYDVVEKSDIVISATSAPHLILEKDKMGKILSDGKKRFFLDLAVPRDIETSIGEASNTMLYHLDDIWEEYNKNVKKRDEVVDEFYYIIDKQYKETIEKLLKREKYLKK
- a CDS encoding polysaccharide deacetylase family protein; this translates as MKKGLSIIGFLIACAGFVYSGLNIYGSTSKIAQSSSLKGNIKKLNEEKATKQKQLAEISKKEEVVKEKYEKMKKEGKIKIVHLTFDDGPSNNTDKILAILKRNNIKATFFVIGRDQDQYKKIVDAGHAIGLHSYTHEYKYIYANEHNFFEDLYRLRDAVKAKTGKDVKITRFPGGSSNAIASKALKQQIITRMAREGYIYHDWNCDSTDASGNGVPVQKLIKYGICTNHPEIDVLMHDTNVKGTTVQALQTIIDGYKKAGYSFEVITTSSEKIQHVKEPEIKN
- the acpS gene encoding holo-ACP synthase, whose translation is MEIYGIGTDIIEISRIETSINRTKTFKEKVYTKNEIEHIEKKRNPYASYAGRFAAKEAVSKALGTGVRNFSLRDIEILNDELGKPNIILYNNLKDFTKNFVFQVSISHSKEYAVSTVIISKKDTK
- a CDS encoding NRAMP family divalent metal transporter, whose amino-acid sequence is MEDLITEETRSTWKTKLRAMGPGILMASAAVGGSHIVSSAQAGAIYGWQLLLVVILVNLFKYPFFRFGVQYTLNTEKSLVEGYSNRGKAYLWIFFILNVFSAMVNTAAVGILTGAIMMNIIPKSWGLSVGQITIILIILIWAMIILGGYSVLDGISKFVMITLTLATTIAVIIAAIKGGRHIPANFVAPSPWNLAALPFIISLMGWMPAPIEISAINSMWLEEKKRTSEVSYEDGLFDFNVGYIGTAILAVIFLALGALIQYGSPEKVKPASAAYIAQLIKMYMSEIGSWSRLLIAFIAFMCLFGTTITVIDGYSRANEEALRILLRKEKSSQKALNIWFTVTSIIGILIVLLFEGNVAKMMRFAMIASFISTPVFAWLNLQLVKTGKHKVSGALYWLSVVGLIYLSGFAIFFLIAYFGKLV
- a CDS encoding TrkA family potassium uptake protein, which codes for MAGYLVIGAGKFGRTIAKTLYKFNQTVLVIDKNEELVQQIIDDEIVGEAVSFDVTEENALKKVVNSDDFEVAFICIEGSLQTSALVTVMLKELGIKKIICKAITKIEGKVLKKIGAMQVVFPDESVGKELALKILRPNLTEHLKFSEKYRIFEFKASKKIIGKNLKELDLRKKYEMNVIGIQREGEELRISLSPDEKILKNDMILAIVNVEKMVKFDKEYLEK
- the cobA gene encoding uroporphyrinogen-III C-methyltransferase, whose protein sequence is MEKNKVKGKVYIAGAGCGDEQLITLKLKNILEKADCVIYDRLVNPNILQYSKPRAELIYMGKENTEGGELQLKINQTIVEKAFENAIVLRLKGGDPFVFGRGGEEIEALLAENIEFEVIPGITSSIAVPAYAGIPVTHRGINTSFHVFTGHTKIDGSEHDFSTIAKLDGTLIFLMGLGNLEKIVENLVENGKKVDTPVAIIKDGTTSKQKTYTGTLGTIVEIVKENNVKSPVIIIIGEVVNLREKMQWFEKKVLSGKNILVTRNKEKQKKVADKINELGGQAVSLPLINIEYNEFEMPDLSQYGAILFNSANSVIGFMNKIKDMRQLANVKIGVVGTKTAEEMGNYKIIPDFYPKEYTVERLAAESVKFTNPNERVLFVVSNISPVDTEKYDKLYGRKYEKVVVYSTEQVKIEEEKVEREVRKSEILMFLSSSTFESFVKNLGIDDLNKTEKLKNILDGKVIASIGPVTTKTIEKYGIKVNIEAEKYTEDGLLDVIEKYYKD
- a CDS encoding TrkH family potassium uptake protein, which translates into the protein MFLKNKFFSPYMIILLSFMGVTILGGFLLSFPISVNYGKSVKLIDGFFIATSAVCVTGLSSIDIASIYNPFGQLIILILIQLGGLGVITFTSVIIILISKKIGYYTKKVVQEDINIDTTFKIEEYVTKVIFAVILIEFIGAIILFFEFIKKFSFLKAVYYSFFHSISAFCNAGFALFSDNLYGFKNSFIINITIPVLIFLGGIGFSTILNCYNVFRKKEKRLTTTTKLSIKISIFLVLIGTIAIFILEYSNPKTIGNLPLFQKLGAAFFQSVTTRTAGFNTVSISGLKISTSFLFIIFMFIGASPGSTGGGIKTTTFGLIVLGTWATLKNRNIIEYNKRSVSWRIYNKAIAILFISLIYTSICVFLLTLLERNRNLLDLAFEVYSAFGTVGLSRDLTPNLTSISKFVLIVTMFVGRIGPLTIALALSKSKMKKENISRPQENILIG